In one Mobula hypostoma chromosome 17, sMobHyp1.1, whole genome shotgun sequence genomic region, the following are encoded:
- the gcm2 gene encoding chorion-specific transcription factor GCMb isoform X3 encodes MHFHQMQHRRPGSWKHREISDQGGLEIEKMCPNCNSGLELVPCRGHSGYPVTNFWRLDAKAIFFQAKGVHDHPRPESKSETEARRSAVKRRLTSPHYTHKKRHMESEMGRYHDGGGPFNSLHHLPCMEAPDRYGIIAEPNFPIPTHHYSHFQNTEPYKSSYDPSNNIGEMTSPLQKVCNPRIYMPRGSCGYDFTVPGYVGSSTYPALYKDTGNIQPEADSGKMCMQLNGSQQGMGSLNVHDRNLDVPNKHHGWKQILKGYGNDCGHITPNSSHYYNGEYPCRLAGSGSTPPALQTIITTTTKVSYQTYKPMSKFGDNICDAKNLPNCNHLAEIMPPSIYPETKFQEDNGVIKSSLVYQQEGTSKTERSEGLENYRYGSCPTNSYPDRLVHSFRYDTGEY; translated from the exons AGAAAATGTGTCCGAACTGTAACTCAGGATTGGAGTTGGTTCCATGTCGAGGTCATAGTGGCTATCCAGTAACTAACTTTTGGAGACTTGATGCCAAAGCCATATTTTTCCAG GCCAAAGGAGTTCATGACCATCCAAGACCAGAGAGTAAATCAGAAACCGAAGCAAGGAGGAGTGCTGTTAAAAGACGACTTACCTCTCCACATTATACACATAAGAAGAGGCACATGGAATCAGAG ATGGGTCGATACCATGATGGGGGTGGTCCCTTCAACAGCCTCCACCACCTGCCTTGCATGGAAGCTCCAGACAGATATGGCATTATTGCAGAACCAAACTTTCCCATTCCAACGCACCACTACTCCCATTTTCAAAATACAGAGCCTTACAAATCGAGCTATGATCCCAGCAACAACATAGGGGAGATGACTTCACCACTTCAGAAGGTCTGCAATCCAAGGATCTATATGCCTCGAGGTTCGTGTGGCTATGATTTTACTGTGCCTGGTTACGTGGGTTCCAGCACTTATCCAGCTCTTTACAAAGATACTGGTAATATACAGCCTGAGGCTGACTCAGGAAAGATGTGCATGCAGCTTAATGGATCCCAGCAGGGCATGGGCTCTTTGAATGTTCATGATCGGAACTTAGATGTGCCAAATAAACATCATGGATGGaagcaaatattgaaaggataTGGGAACGACTGTGGACACATCACACCCAATTCCAGCCATTATTACAATGGGGAATACCCTTGCAGATTGGCTGGTTCTGGATCTACTCCTCCAGCTTTACAAACTATCATAACCACAACTACCAAGGTTTCCTATCAAACTTACAAACCTATGAGCAAGTTTGGTGATAACATTTGTGATGCTAAAAATCTTCCAAACTGCAACCATTTGGCAGAAATCATGCCTCCTTCCATATATCCTGAAACAAAATTCCAAGAGGACAATGGTGTGATCAAGTCATCCCTAGTCTACCAACAGGAAGGAACGTCTAAAACAGAGCGGTCCGAAGGGCTGGAAAACTACAGATATGGAAGTTGTCCCACAAATTCCTATCCTGATCGATTAGTTCATTCCTTCAGATATGATACTGGAGAATACTAA